One Corynebacterium uterequi DNA segment encodes these proteins:
- a CDS encoding polysaccharide biosynthesis tyrosine autokinase, whose protein sequence is MTHDRSRAFLVLGVVAVLGGYAVILGRGFIFPLRFDLDALTIAELIDHPYLLTLREFGSYADIARFYSALGIGSNSQLAGMVNYSLYCLTLALAYVRARSAGASLVTPIMLGVAAALGAVFLGTHTKEVLVVVIVLVVLAAPKGGFFEVLLISAMALFGALVRPYWLLVAGAYVVVRLVLTRTRPIPAVLVAIPLCILGASLAWYVVMGTAPDANRTSVNLYREFSANARTLIPRYVEFPEPVGGTVNNLLVGAFLLVPLPLAGLGTVYHLAAAALILTLWGSMAWAMSAYDGRTMPPFVARATALIFAFIAIQAMFEPDFGSALRHLTPMLPLMSLVVADSYAHRRHLRSPHPHRTIAKAGLSMSAPLASSYHPDPAANPGGAPRGVGGHPGGVRVAPDAGLLPRLLKAVGKSVWVIVVCTLLGGALAWGAASFAPKKYTASSEVFVSFDQEIESGQLYQQAMFLQTRLSTYAGFVTSDDLTKQVAERFLGLTAQDIQRQVEAKPLPETVLLSIQATDTDPERARGIAEAVNEELVDMVEALDFTLVEDTDAPLTYDPITGQAVEPEPVSRPLVSLTVISAPELPREPSSPQPLVWIVLGALAGLVLCVLVVVLRALVDRTIKDRAGLEQVTGAPLLGLVPVSKRLAADEIPDYETDSGAAAESFRAIRTSLRFVNVDNPPRTISITSATQSEGKSTLAMNLASALAAEGLNICLVDADLRRPSVAERLGVSIEQNVGVSTVISGECGVDDAIQRYHARSLDVIASGVLPPNPAELLASRACREFLDELAQRYDHVIVDSTPLLAVTDGALLASQVDGSIVVVRHGDTTDDELRNALTAVEAVGATVLGMVLSAVPTQKSSASHYGTYASERKE, encoded by the coding sequence ATGACCCACGATAGATCCCGCGCCTTCCTCGTCCTCGGGGTAGTCGCCGTGCTCGGTGGCTACGCCGTCATTCTTGGACGTGGGTTCATCTTCCCGCTGCGCTTCGACCTCGACGCCCTCACCATCGCCGAGCTCATCGACCATCCCTATCTGCTCACCCTCCGTGAATTCGGCTCCTACGCAGACATTGCGCGCTTTTACAGCGCCCTCGGCATCGGCTCCAACAGCCAGCTGGCGGGGATGGTCAACTACTCCCTGTACTGCCTTACCCTGGCATTGGCCTACGTGAGGGCCCGCTCCGCCGGCGCGTCGCTCGTCACCCCGATCATGCTCGGCGTTGCCGCCGCGTTGGGGGCGGTGTTCCTCGGCACCCACACCAAGGAAGTCCTCGTCGTTGTCATTGTCCTCGTGGTGCTGGCAGCCCCGAAGGGTGGCTTCTTCGAGGTCCTCCTTATCTCCGCCATGGCCTTGTTCGGGGCACTGGTGCGGCCTTACTGGCTGCTGGTGGCCGGCGCCTACGTCGTCGTCCGCCTCGTGCTGACAAGGACCCGGCCAATCCCGGCGGTGCTCGTGGCCATCCCGCTGTGTATCCTCGGCGCGAGCCTGGCCTGGTACGTCGTCATGGGCACCGCGCCGGACGCTAACCGCACCTCCGTGAACCTCTACCGAGAGTTCTCCGCCAACGCCCGCACCCTTATTCCTCGCTACGTGGAGTTCCCGGAGCCGGTAGGTGGGACGGTGAACAATCTGCTCGTCGGGGCGTTCCTCCTCGTCCCGCTGCCTCTGGCCGGACTCGGCACCGTGTACCACCTGGCGGCCGCGGCACTCATCCTCACTCTCTGGGGAAGCATGGCGTGGGCGATGAGTGCCTACGACGGCCGCACGATGCCGCCCTTCGTCGCCCGGGCTACGGCTTTGATCTTTGCCTTCATCGCCATCCAGGCGATGTTTGAACCGGACTTCGGCTCTGCGCTGCGCCACCTCACGCCCATGCTGCCGTTGATGTCCCTGGTGGTCGCCGATTCCTACGCGCATCGCCGCCACCTTCGATCTCCTCATCCTCACCGAACAATTGCGAAAGCAGGTTTGTCCATGTCCGCGCCGTTGGCCTCTTCCTATCACCCGGATCCCGCCGCCAACCCCGGCGGGGCCCCGCGCGGCGTCGGCGGCCACCCCGGCGGGGTGCGCGTCGCGCCCGACGCCGGCTTGTTGCCACGACTGCTGAAGGCCGTCGGCAAGTCGGTGTGGGTGATCGTCGTCTGTACCCTCCTCGGGGGTGCTCTGGCCTGGGGTGCTGCCAGCTTCGCTCCGAAGAAGTACACGGCGAGCTCGGAGGTCTTCGTCAGCTTCGATCAGGAGATTGAAAGCGGACAGCTGTACCAGCAGGCAATGTTCTTGCAGACCCGCCTGTCGACCTACGCCGGATTCGTCACGAGTGACGATCTCACCAAGCAGGTGGCCGAGCGATTCCTCGGCCTCACGGCGCAGGACATCCAACGACAGGTGGAGGCCAAGCCGCTGCCGGAGACCGTGCTGCTGAGCATCCAGGCGACGGACACCGACCCGGAGCGCGCCCGCGGCATCGCCGAAGCGGTCAACGAGGAGCTGGTGGACATGGTGGAGGCCCTGGACTTCACCCTCGTGGAAGACACCGACGCCCCGCTGACCTACGACCCGATCACCGGCCAGGCCGTGGAGCCAGAGCCGGTCAGTCGCCCGCTGGTGTCGCTCACCGTGATCTCCGCCCCGGAGCTTCCTCGCGAGCCTTCCTCCCCGCAACCGCTGGTGTGGATCGTCCTGGGCGCGCTGGCGGGGTTGGTGCTGTGCGTGCTCGTCGTTGTGCTGCGCGCGCTGGTGGACCGCACCATCAAGGACCGGGCTGGGTTGGAGCAGGTCACCGGGGCGCCGCTGCTGGGCCTCGTACCCGTGTCGAAGCGCCTGGCCGCGGACGAGATCCCCGATTATGAGACGGATTCCGGCGCGGCGGCCGAATCCTTCCGCGCCATCCGCACCAGCCTGCGCTTCGTCAACGTGGATAATCCACCCCGGACCATCTCGATCACCTCCGCCACCCAGAGCGAGGGCAAGAGCACCCTGGCTATGAACCTCGCGTCGGCCCTGGCCGCGGAGGGCCTGAACATCTGCCTGGTCGACGCCGACCTGCGTCGTCCGTCCGTGGCCGAGCGGCTGGGGGTGTCCATCGAACAAAACGTTGGCGTGTCCACCGTCATTTCCGGCGAGTGCGGCGTCGACGACGCCATCCAGCGCTACCACGCCCGCTCCTTAGACGTCATCGCCTCCGGGGTGCTGCCGCCGAACCCGGCGGAACTGTTGGCCTCTAGGGCTTGCAGGGAGTTCCTCGACGAGTTGGCGCAGCGCTATGACCACGTCATCGTCGATAGCACACCGCTGTTGGCGGTCACCGACGGCGCCCTGCTCGCCTCCCAGGTGGACGGATCCATCGTCGTGGTCCGCCATGGCGACACCACGGACGACGAGCTGCGCAACGCCCTCACCGCCGTAGAAGCGGTGGGTGCCACCGTGTTGGGCATGGTGCTCAGCGCGGTCCCGACCCAGAAATCGTCCGCATCTCACTACGGAACCTATGCCTCGGAGCGCAAGGAGTAG
- a CDS encoding glycosyltransferase family 4 protein, producing MTRTVLHVTECYGGGVKSMIERYVSAVPEARHVLLANHRRVGSLDIPEDVFSAVRELPANHVDAIRAVRATAQRFDADVVHAHSSFGGAYARLALGFDQRKKIVYTPHGLAFLHRNPLAPRSVALRAAEVVLSPLTGTFAACSSSEDRHVRRLNPFIPRVPVLNALLEKEVGEHRWNPDDSDPRPLVGIAARAVEQRDPLTFAAIARDVQEARFLWIGDGDPEIVEMLREAGVEVTGWADKDTVLGHISRMSVYLHTATYDGFPVSVLEAGAVGVPTIVSDIDAFAEVDPILRGKPDELSERLRWALRNSQAILNAWSPTLQRYSAHAMAASLRSLYGVTASSGSGTANDPR from the coding sequence ATGACGCGCACGGTTCTCCACGTCACGGAGTGCTACGGCGGCGGCGTGAAGTCGATGATCGAGCGCTACGTGTCCGCTGTTCCCGAGGCTCGCCACGTGTTGCTGGCCAACCACCGGCGCGTCGGCTCGCTCGATATCCCCGAGGACGTTTTCTCTGCCGTCCGGGAGCTGCCCGCCAACCATGTGGACGCCATCCGCGCCGTCCGGGCGACCGCGCAGCGTTTCGACGCGGACGTTGTCCACGCGCATTCCAGCTTTGGTGGCGCCTACGCGCGCCTCGCCCTGGGCTTTGACCAGCGGAAGAAGATCGTTTACACCCCGCACGGCTTGGCCTTCCTTCATCGCAATCCGCTCGCGCCGCGCTCGGTGGCGCTGCGGGCGGCGGAGGTGGTGCTCTCGCCGCTGACGGGCACGTTCGCGGCGTGCTCGTCGAGCGAGGATCGCCACGTGCGCCGGCTTAACCCCTTTATTCCGCGGGTGCCGGTGCTCAACGCGCTGCTCGAGAAGGAGGTGGGCGAGCATCGCTGGAACCCGGATGACAGTGACCCGCGCCCGCTGGTCGGCATCGCCGCTCGCGCGGTGGAGCAGCGGGACCCGTTGACCTTCGCTGCCATCGCCCGGGATGTGCAGGAGGCGCGGTTTCTGTGGATCGGTGACGGCGACCCGGAGATCGTGGAGATGCTGCGCGAGGCGGGAGTGGAGGTCACCGGGTGGGCGGACAAGGACACCGTCCTTGGCCATATTTCGCGGATGTCGGTGTACCTGCATACGGCGACGTACGACGGCTTTCCGGTCTCAGTGTTGGAGGCCGGTGCGGTGGGCGTGCCGACCATCGTCAGTGACATCGACGCCTTCGCGGAAGTGGACCCGATCCTGCGCGGAAAGCCGGACGAACTGAGCGAACGCTTACGGTGGGCACTGAGAAATTCTCAGGCTATTCTTAACGCATGGTCACCCACGCTTCAGCGGTACTCGGCCCACGCCATGGCCGCCAGCCTGCGGAGCCTCTACGGGGTGACCGCGTCCAGCGGGTCGGGCACCGCGAATGACCCACGATAG